In Dermacentor silvarum isolate Dsil-2018 chromosome 2, BIME_Dsil_1.4, whole genome shotgun sequence, the following proteins share a genomic window:
- the LOC125943209 gene encoding alpha-(1,3)-fucosyltransferase 7-like: MSPPSSLESEEWHSFTLSDDPDDSDEGDMEPLNPKGAQPKATPVPPGFPRYSPAGEGQRINVRSSAVGFVDMSLLWHAVTVGFRNMVCFVVVAELYMVFLATALSTTELTSSWRPWYDRDGGVSPRILIWTGPPSEISDEASGLAAAHDSSAQHGNWTACNFTAHGNVNAYDVPKPCEVTYDRRLLMESDAIVFHADRVNVSDLPRERAAGQLWVFWARTHPVMPPFVREVGLLGAVSRYLRGKTLPSSLPIQLARVFNWTMSHRKDSVVHVAHKTFGPRFLSTGDSPTSSISSSDRSTMASRRDAAWIASDCELERFKEEHERLRSSHNDRHYRNTLTRPIYLHVMPNCGAGQCESPAECVAQVAKKFKFIVVSQSPACFQSVSDLVYEAFKHDLVPIVLAAPYTTFNFPPKSVLNAAALRAHGRLYSHLTDLLDHPAEYEGYFAWKRNFTVSALEDELCPLCAALQEKTLRATPTWLDIRKWWERHVTCSGAHSIGTSFYKFTIA; the protein is encoded by the exons ATGTCCCCGCCCAGTAGTCTGGAGAGTGAGGAGTGGCACAG CTTCACACTCTCGGATGACCCGGACGACAGTGACGAAGGCGACATGGAGCCGCTCAACCCGAAGGGTGCCCAGCCCAAAGCAACTCCAGTTCCACCGGGGTTCCCTCGATATTCCCCTGCCGGTGAAGGGCAGCGGATCAACGTACGCTCCAGTGCAGTTGGCTTCGTGGACATGAGCCTCCTTTGGCATGCGGTTACCGTTGGTTTCCGCAATATGGTTTGTTTCGTCGTTGTCGCCGAACTGTACATGGTATTCCTAGCAACGGCTTTGTCAACCACAGAGCTGACGTCATCGTGGCGCCCATGGTACGATCGAGACGGTGGCGTGTCCCCTCGTATCCTGATTTGGACCGGCCCGCCGTCTGAGATTTCCGACGAAGCATCTGGCCTAGCGGCAGCGCACGACTCCTCAGCTCAACACGGCAACTGGACCGCGTGCAATTTCACCGCCCATGGGAACGTCAACGCCTATGACGTTCCGAAGCCGTGCGAAGTGACTTACGACCGGCGCCTCCTCATGGAAAGTGACGCCATCGTTTTCCACGCTGACCGGGTGAACGTCAGCGACCTTCCCAGAGAGCGCGCTGCGGGCCAATTGTGGGTGTTTTGGGCGCGCACTCACCCGGTGATGCCGCCATTTGTCCGGGAAGTTGGTCTTCTCGGCGCTGTCTCGCGCTATCTCAGGGGGAAGACTTTGCCGTCGTCTCTGCCCATCCAGCTGGCGCGAGTCTTCAACTGGACCATGTCCCATCGAAAGGACTCCGTAGTTCATGTTGCCCACAAGACTTTTGGCCCTCGCTTCCTGTCCACCGGTGATTCGCCGACGTCAAGCATCAGTTCCAGCGACAGGTCGACTATGGCCAGCAGACGGGACGCTGCTTGGATCGCCTCAGACTGCGAACTGGAAAGATTCAAAGAAGAGCACGAAAGGTTGCGTTCTAGTCACAATGACCGGCACTACCGGAACACCCTGACACGCCCCATATACCTGCACGTTATGCCCAACTGCGGTGCTGGCCAGTGCGAATCGCCGGCCGAGTGCGTCGCACAGGTCGCCAAGAAGTTCAAGTTTATCGTGGTGTCACAGTCGCCGGCTTGCTTTCAGAGTGTGTCCGATCTCGTCTACGAGGCGTTCAAGCACGACCTCGTTCCGATCGTGCTTGCGGCGCCCTACACCACGTTCAATTTCCCGCCCAAATCTGTGCTCAACGCTGCGGCGTTGCGGGCGCACGGCCGTCTTTATTCGCACCTGACAGACCTGCTGGACCATCCCGCCGAGTACGAAGGCTACTTCGCCTGGAAACGAAACTTCACGGTGTCCGCACTCGAGGACGAGCTGTGCCCGCTGTGCGCAGCTCTGCAGGAGAAGACATTGCGAGCGACTCCGACATGGCTGGACATCCGGAAGTGGTGGGAGCGTCATGTCACATGCTCGGGCGCGCACTCGATTGGCACGAGTTTTTACAAATTTACTATAGCTTAA